The genome window atatatatatatatatatatatatatatatatatatatactatcaaaatttctatataaatatataattagtagatttaagaaaaagaaaaaaattatgcCGCAAGCCTGGTCAAGCTCGATATGTAAGAGACTCAAGCTTGTTTATTAAATAGCTCCAATATAGACTTGAGCTCGGGCTATAACTCGTTTAATAATAGGTTCTTGCTCATTTAAGCTCGACTCAGTTTAAGCTTTTAATAAACCAATCTAAAGTAGCTACTACCGGCTCAATTCATTTACATTTTGCATGGTTGAATAACATGATTATGACCATATTTGTTAAATCTTTGTTAGGTTGAGAATCAAGAAGGGGTAGCAAACTTTGACGAAATCCTAGCCAACTCCGACGCGTTCATGGTGGCGCGTGGAGATCTCGGAATGGAGATTCCGATCGAGAAGATATTCTTAGCCCAAAAGGTCATGATCTACAAATGCAACATACAAGGAAAGCCGGTGGTAACCGCCACTCAAATGCTCGAGTCGATGATCAAATCTCCAAGACCAACTCGAGCCGAAGCTACAGATGTGGCCAACGCAGTTCTAGATGGTACAGACTGTGTCATGCTTAGCGGTGAAACCGCCGCTGGAGCCTACCCAGAGCTAGCGGTCCTAACCATGGCTAGGATTTGTGTTGAAGCTGAGAACACGATCGATTACCCGGATGTTTTCAAAAGAATTGCGGCAAACGCACCCATACCCATGAGCCCACTCGAGAGCTTAGCCTCTGCTGCGGTCCGAACCGCCAACTCATCTAGAGCAAGCCTCATTCTGGTTCTGACCAGAGGCGGAAGCACAGCCAAGCTGGTGGCTAAGTACAGACCGGGAATGCCTGTATTATCTGTAGTGGTTCCCGAAATCCAAACCGATTCTTTCGATTGGTCATGCAGTGACGAAACGCCAGCTAGGCATAGTCTTATTTTCAGAGGTTTGGTCCCAGTTCTATCTGCAGGGTCCACTAGAGCTTCCTATGCTGAGTCAACCGAAGAGGTTTTGGACTTTGCATTGCAACATGCGAAACTTAAGGGACTCTGCAAGGAAGGCGATGCTGTTGTGGCTTTACATCGTGTAGGAATCGCTTCTGTTATTAAGATAATTAACGTCAAGTAAAAACACGAGTGATCTCGTGTTTGTTTCCTGTAACGCCCGTTTGTTGGCATGTATGAATATCAGTAGACTACTGTCGATGGTTCCGGCCATTGATAAAAACTGAATTGCCCATGTTTATATGGGAAGTTTATTATATATTCTGGCATATAAAAATACAGTCCAAGATTTGGCCGACTGTTTCGATCCAAGGTGGTTGGTAAACTGTGTAAATGACGAAGTTATCGAGTTTGCTTCTTGCAGGGTATGCCGGTCCAGTGTGCCCCTTCCCAAACTTGCAACAAACGTAGGATTTGGATTTGTTATTTTTACTACAGCATGATGGATTTTATTACCCACCCAATGGGGGTCAATGGGCGTTaattggtaccactctagcaaaCTCATTTTGCTCCATAATGACCAACCACAAGTCCTGTTATGATCGGTTGAGCAACCTCGATAATTAACCCCATGAATACAATACTTGCAACTCGTTATTATGTAACAACTTGTTACATGAATTGAATTCTAGTCTTGATGTTTCAGACATGCATTACTCAAGACACATATACTAGACCAAGATAGTCTAACCAACATAACATTGACGTATATACAAGATATGATGTACTGCACAAATACTTAGGTTAGTTAACATTTTTGTTTAATGTATGACCAGAGTTTAGTAAAGCAAAGACAAACGAAAGGAAAATACAAAGGCGATGATAGTGTAAATTTAGTATAACAAAACCAAAACTACATCATATTAGACTCGGAGACCAGAAGTAACCGAAGATTGGGTTTAGGCCCGGCTTTAGGGTACAGTCCTCTGTTCGAGCCTAGAGATGCACAAATCGGGTCTTTTTTAAAACCTGGAACCGGGTCCAGGTTTGGTCAACAAAGTCAAGAACCGGGTAGGGtaggaaccggttccgggttttGACCGGTTTGGCCGGCTTTTTCCGAGTTTTGGCCGGTTCGGGTTCGGTTTTTTACTGGGTAGAGGTGGAAGCGGGTCTAGTGGTTCCAGGTCGGTTCCGGTTGTTTGGAATTGTTAGGCtaggaaccggttccgggtaggGTCCGGAACCGGGTTTTTTGTGCATCTCTATCGAGCCTATCAAGATCAACCCAATATCCTCCTCCTATCCACTTCTTTGACTACTATAaccacacacatacatatacacattCATAACTCGATATTGACTTAACCGTTGAAAAGGGTCTCTCGATGGCCTGGAAAAAGCTAGAGCGGTAAACCCAACAACCAAACATGACCCGGAAAAATATTGTAGCAACATGTAATAACTCTAAATCCCAGACTATATCCTGATTAAAACGCGAAAATTCAGTTAAATCGAATAAGGGAAAACGGTATATGATACATAAAGGTAGACAAATTTAGAAGGCAACATATCTCTGTCAATATTACACTTATTAATGTACACAATTCCGTAACAAAGCAGAAAAACAAGTAGCCAACTTACACAGGGCAGATGAAGAGTCTAGTGACTAGTGAGTATCTTCCTCGCCATGAGCCCGTGGTGGTGAACCCGAACCCGATGCTGATGTTGATGTCACCAAGCTCCCAGTTTCGGGCCCAGATGTTGACGAGAATAAATTCAAAGGCCAAGGAAGAGAAGCCGAAAACCACCTATTGTTCCTAACATTATCCGATTCACTACGACCTGACTCGTTTCGTTCTTGATTGAGTTTCGATTCATCAGACGGCAACTCCAACCGGCAAACAGGACACGAGCTATGAAGCTCAAGCCATGGCAAGATACATTTGCTATGAAACCTATGTTTACAAGGTAGTTCTTTAGCCTCGGTTCCAACCTCAAAATCATCCAAACAAACCGAACATTGAACTGAAGGTTCCTCTATTGTTACGTCTGGCAATGCATCAATAGCTTCCTTTCGTGCCGGTGGGGTCCCATATCTGCTCGGGTCGTTCTCAGCTAAATGTTGTAGCAGTTGCTCTAATCCTGGACCCGAAATATAATCACCTAAAGAACCAATCGAGTGAGTCTGTGACGGGTTTCCGCCGCCTTGAACGACGATCGTTTGATTAAAAGGGTTAATCAGAATAACACGTTCCCGTCTGTTACTGTTCCTCTCCGCCCCGTTCTCCATATCCGTGTTGTTTTCAGATTCAAAACCAATCCCGCCTCGACCACCCTGAAAGATCTGGAACGCTGTGGCGTCATTCCTCCGCTGCCGCCTAATAGCCGCCTCACGCAAACGGTCCAAATCCAAATCCGATCTTTCATTCGGATGCCGAAACTGGTACCGACGGTAACGTTCAAACGGATCAAGACGGTCAGCGTGACGGTCTTCATCCTCCTCATCCTCATCAAACCCAATATGCGTAAACCTTCTACGACCACGGCGGTTGTTCAACATCCCAAGCAAGATAGGCGCCCATAACGAAAGCGCACGGTCTGGGTCACTATCCGGGTCAGAACCAGCTTCATGGTGGTTATGGTCACTGATTAACCCAGCCATTTCTTCCACAAACTCACCATTACAAGATGAACATTTGACTGTTTCCACCCCTAAAATTGGGATAACTTGCATATTACATTGGTGACACCAATACCTTGTTAACTCTCTGTCTTCCTCCATCTCTCACTTCacttcaaatcaaatcaaatcaaccTCTGGTATCACATAATCGATTCATCAATATCAAATCTTTAATCAAACTAAACTTTCTCAGATCCTgctgataaaaataaaaatataaaacccTAGAAATCTTCAAAAAGGCTTCtaaggggttttttttttttgccaattTTCAGAGATTGCAttaaaaattttcagaaaaattacaaaaacacCTAGATCTGAAATTGAACAAgatatttccaaaaaaaaaaaaacactctaATTCAACACAGATCCAGAAAGTCAAACTTCTTCATACGTATATCATGTAGATACAGATGCATATAATACACATCTATACATATATACAAAACTCGAGTATAAAGATTGTGAAATTCGAGTTCGTTGAAGACCGTAATGGAAACAATATGATCAAATTCTTGAAATTAACTTAAAAAACATGAAATTAAGAGTAATAGAATGAATAAAAGTGAAGCGATTACCAGTATGAGTAACGAACTGGGGTTTGAtgaaaccctagaaagaatcgaAGAGGTTTGTGGGTGAAATTGAAGACGAAAATTGGGGGATTTTGTCTTTGTATGGATGAGAATTGAGAAAATTCTCTCTCCAACGTGTCGCTATAACTGGATTGGGGACCGATTTTGTATGAATTGAATAGAAATTtacatgaaatgaaatgaaaggAAAGGAAATTTGATGGGGAATTTAATTTATGAAGAAGAAGTTTCGGAGAAAGTAGGAAACTGACAACGAATACCGCGTTCTCTCTTTATCCGtactaattattattatttatgggCCAAACTATGTACACACCAAGTGTGTACATAGTCACCATTAAAAGGTGTTTTTTGTCCTTACATGCACACTCTGCAGTGTCAAACTGTGACCAAAACACagcgttttggtccggttaaccagacaaagactgacgggtgtctgacagGTCTGTTgtccggaccaaaacgccgagctttggccgcgttttggtcctgtcaaccagatcGGGTGTCAGTCTTTTTTCTGGTTGACAGCACCAAAACGCGGCCGAAGCTcgacgt of Helianthus annuus cultivar XRQ/B chromosome 1, HanXRQr2.0-SUNRISE, whole genome shotgun sequence contains these proteins:
- the LOC110876741 gene encoding pyruvate kinase, cytosolic isozyme, which codes for MEQMKTDQSAQQIGVKRPKTKIVCTLGPASRSVLMVEKLLKAGMNVARFNFSHGSYEYHQETLDNLRTAMDNTGILCAVMLDTKGPEIRTGFLKDGKPIQLKQGQEITISTDYDIKGDETMICMSYKKLAYDVKPGSVILCADGTISFTVLACDTENGLVRCRCENTAVLGERKNVNLPGVIVDLPTLTEKDKEDILTWGVPNKIDMIALSFVRKGSDLIEVRKLLGKHANSILLMSKVENQEGVANFDEILANSDAFMVARGDLGMEIPIEKIFLAQKVMIYKCNIQGKPVVTATQMLESMIKSPRPTRAEATDVANAVLDGTDCVMLSGETAAGAYPELAVLTMARICVEAENTIDYPDVFKRIAANAPIPMSPLESLASAAVRTANSSRASLILVLTRGGSTAKLVAKYRPGMPVLSVVVPEIQTDSFDWSCSDETPARHSLIFRGLVPVLSAGSTRASYAESTEEVLDFALQHAKLKGLCKEGDAVVALHRVGIASVIKIINVK
- the LOC110925907 gene encoding E3 ubiquitin-protein ligase SIRP1 — its product is MEEDRELTRYWCHQCNMQVIPILGVETVKCSSCNGEFVEEMAGLISDHNHHEAGSDPDSDPDRALSLWAPILLGMLNNRRGRRRFTHIGFDEDEEDEDRHADRLDPFERYRRYQFRHPNERSDLDLDRLREAAIRRQRRNDATAFQIFQGGRGGIGFESENNTDMENGAERNSNRRERVILINPFNQTIVVQGGGNPSQTHSIGSLGDYISGPGLEQLLQHLAENDPSRYGTPPARKEAIDALPDVTIEEPSVQCSVCLDDFEVGTEAKELPCKHRFHSKCILPWLELHSSCPVCRLELPSDESKLNQERNESGRSESDNVRNNRWFSASLPWPLNLFSSTSGPETGSLVTSTSASGSGSPPRAHGEEDTH